The following proteins are encoded in a genomic region of Rhodopirellula islandica:
- a CDS encoding AAA family ATPase, translating to MNAPESNSAAIGEADINLLHDARRRVLDELGKIIVGQEEVIDEILICLFSRGHVLLEGVPGLAKTLMISTLAKTLDLSFSRIQFTPDLMPADVTGTEIMEEDRATGHRELRFMPGPLFANVVLADEINRTPPKTQASLLEAMQERQVTAGRERHQLDDPFFVLATQNPIEQEGTYPLPEAQQDRFMFKIYVDYPSFDEEFEVARRTTGTAVAEALPVLRGEEILRLQQLVRQVPVSDHIVRYALSLVRQTRVGGEGVPEFVEDLVGWGAGPRAVQFLILGGKARALLQGRHHVQVEDIQALAPPVLRHRMVVNFAAESEGITSDEVVARIIDATPTTEDELSRDARFQKIFAS from the coding sequence ATGAATGCACCTGAATCAAATTCCGCTGCCATCGGTGAAGCGGACATCAACTTGCTTCATGACGCTCGTCGACGAGTGCTGGATGAGTTGGGGAAGATCATTGTCGGCCAAGAGGAAGTCATTGATGAAATCCTGATCTGCTTGTTCAGTCGGGGGCACGTTTTGTTGGAAGGCGTGCCTGGATTGGCCAAGACGTTGATGATCAGCACGCTCGCCAAAACCTTGGATCTGTCATTCAGTCGCATTCAGTTCACTCCGGACCTGATGCCTGCCGACGTGACGGGCACCGAGATCATGGAAGAGGATCGTGCGACCGGGCATCGCGAATTGCGATTCATGCCGGGGCCGTTGTTCGCCAACGTGGTGCTGGCCGACGAAATCAACCGGACCCCACCCAAGACGCAGGCCTCGTTGTTGGAAGCGATGCAGGAACGGCAGGTCACGGCGGGTCGCGAACGGCACCAACTCGACGACCCGTTTTTTGTGTTGGCGACGCAGAACCCGATTGAGCAAGAAGGCACGTACCCGCTGCCGGAAGCTCAGCAAGACCGGTTCATGTTCAAAATCTATGTTGACTACCCATCGTTTGATGAAGAATTTGAAGTGGCCAGGCGGACCACGGGGACCGCGGTGGCGGAAGCCCTGCCGGTTCTTCGCGGTGAAGAGATTTTGCGACTGCAACAATTGGTTCGCCAAGTCCCCGTCAGCGATCACATCGTGCGTTACGCGTTGTCGTTGGTCAGACAAACTCGCGTTGGCGGTGAGGGTGTGCCGGAGTTCGTGGAGGACCTGGTGGGCTGGGGAGCTGGTCCGCGTGCGGTTCAGTTCTTGATCCTCGGCGGCAAGGCTCGCGCGTTGTTGCAAGGCCGCCATCACGTCCAAGTGGAAGACATCCAAGCTCTCGCACCGCCCGTACTGCGTCACCGGATGGTGGTGAACTTCGCTGCCGAAAGTGAAGGCATCACCAGCGACGAAGTGGTCGCCCGAATCATTGACGCCACCCCGACGACCGAGGACGAATTGTCTCGCGATGCCCGATTCCAAAAGATATTTGCGTCCTGA
- a CDS encoding DUF58 domain-containing protein: MRPEVTARIRRLELTARRVVEGFLSGMHRSPYFGQSIEFLQHRQYVPGDELRHIDWKVYARQDRLHIKQYEEETNLRLQLLVDCSGSMSYGEGDENKFQYAASLAASLAYLALRQKDACGLYTFDTQLRDSVPAKSSQHQLNRMLTCLASADHEGETRLDQVAKQLAAAIPRAGVVCVISDLLGVEELQEGLRVLRARGHDVALIHVLHDDEMDFDFTGATRFEGLEVESALNCNPAALREGYLEALDGFLEKTRRACGRLKIDYLQVRTSEPLDAVLARFLSARQALPKLRN; this comes from the coding sequence TTGCGTCCTGAGGTCACCGCTCGCATTCGCCGGTTGGAATTGACCGCCCGGCGAGTGGTGGAGGGGTTTCTTTCAGGGATGCACCGAAGTCCATACTTCGGCCAATCGATCGAGTTTCTGCAGCACCGCCAGTATGTTCCCGGCGATGAGTTGCGGCATATCGATTGGAAGGTGTACGCGCGTCAGGATCGGTTGCACATCAAGCAGTACGAAGAGGAAACCAACTTGCGTTTGCAATTGTTGGTCGACTGCAGCGGCAGCATGTCGTACGGCGAAGGCGATGAGAACAAATTTCAGTACGCGGCATCGTTGGCAGCGTCGTTGGCTTACCTAGCGCTTCGCCAAAAGGATGCCTGCGGGCTGTACACGTTTGACACGCAGCTTCGTGACAGTGTCCCAGCGAAATCGAGTCAGCATCAACTCAACCGAATGTTGACTTGCTTGGCGTCCGCCGATCACGAAGGCGAGACCAGGCTCGATCAAGTCGCCAAGCAGCTGGCCGCCGCGATTCCCCGGGCTGGTGTGGTCTGCGTGATCTCCGATTTGCTCGGGGTGGAGGAACTGCAAGAAGGTCTGCGAGTTCTGAGAGCTCGCGGGCACGATGTCGCGTTGATCCATGTTTTGCACGACGATGAGATGGACTTTGACTTCACGGGGGCGACCCGCTTCGAAGGCTTGGAGGTTGAGTCGGCATTGAATTGCAATCCCGCGGCTCTTCGGGAAGGTTACCTCGAGGCACTCGATGGCTTTCTAGAAAAGACACGGCGAGCTTGTGGCCGGTTGAAAATTGATTACCTGCAAGTCCGAACCAGCGAGCCACTGGATGCGGTCCTGGCCCGTTTTCTCTCGGCTCGGCAAGCTCTCCCAAAACTTCGCAATTGA
- a CDS encoding alpha/beta hydrolase: MLGQATLVHAEQLISLRNGMVLRGVYLEVASMNQNAFSAGNEGGIQNRPIWVVDDGLRRTYVHRRGMVAAEPRDVPDLHERIEFFQPVPDGGEQVASIGQALGVTPFNEFGRRRLTVRGPSGSPFAILQGITELTAKYAKVEALKTDDSINLDMRIATSSISSDQLRDIFRRNTDPKNVDARLNVVRFFAESERYADARRELVRILDEFPDSADLKPIVGQYVENEARQLLEQAELRRESGQPQLARAILDQFPTRVVSRVTQVKVADLLGSMEETQQQVDMVHQRLAALVGELQEPVQDSLGGLVAEIKAELSPETLPRLSDFIRMGGNATMDPETRVSLAVAGWLLGNGSGETNLKIVLSLIDVRSLVREFLVEEDPGKRQEILTRLSSLEGARADYIAKMLPLMKPPMIDAIQSDSSIVADPSVAGMFHVGLDQNGFHVAQAEDPSAIPPVSYVVQLPPEYDPNRTYPCVVAMHAAGAIAETQLNWWSGVPQQAFLQQSSDPDRVVDESSVEEPEPPATMRLGHSIRHGFIVVAPRWTRGGQGDYEYTMREHDAVLSSLRHALRHFAIDSDRVFIGGHGPGGTAAWDIAISHPDLWAGMISISSRPGKTLLHYNENSKYVPVYIVKGDKDGVPLRDFGAIYDRYMTYDHDAMIVLYRGRGLDFFYEEADRIFEWMKTPGHRRPAPPDELEVVSMREGDRYFWWLEWDEMLPGLSINPVLWADAERLKAAPVKARVMANNEVIITQAPSDSYSVWLYPQMPLDFKQTITVRYRSRRKDFTFDQSVGVMLEDVRVRADRERPFWGKVQIP; encoded by the coding sequence GTGTTGGGCCAAGCGACATTGGTTCACGCGGAGCAGTTGATCTCACTGCGGAACGGCATGGTGTTGCGGGGCGTCTACCTGGAGGTCGCCAGCATGAACCAAAATGCGTTTTCGGCTGGCAATGAAGGCGGGATTCAAAACCGTCCCATTTGGGTTGTCGACGATGGGCTGCGGCGGACGTACGTGCACCGGCGAGGGATGGTCGCCGCCGAGCCACGCGATGTCCCCGACTTGCATGAGCGGATTGAATTTTTCCAGCCGGTGCCGGATGGGGGCGAGCAGGTCGCGTCCATCGGCCAGGCACTCGGGGTGACACCTTTCAATGAATTTGGGCGTCGGCGACTGACCGTGCGAGGTCCCTCGGGATCTCCGTTCGCGATCCTGCAAGGCATCACCGAGCTGACGGCGAAGTACGCGAAGGTGGAGGCGCTGAAGACGGACGACTCGATCAACCTGGACATGCGAATTGCGACGTCCAGCATCAGCAGCGATCAGTTGCGGGACATCTTTCGCCGGAACACCGATCCCAAGAATGTCGACGCGCGGCTTAACGTCGTTCGGTTTTTTGCGGAGTCAGAGCGTTACGCAGACGCCCGTCGAGAGTTGGTTCGGATCTTGGATGAGTTCCCCGACAGTGCGGACCTCAAGCCGATCGTGGGTCAATATGTCGAAAACGAAGCCAGGCAGTTGCTGGAGCAAGCCGAGTTGCGACGGGAGTCCGGTCAGCCTCAATTGGCTCGCGCGATTCTGGACCAGTTTCCAACGCGAGTTGTCAGTCGCGTGACGCAGGTCAAGGTCGCGGACTTGCTCGGTTCGATGGAGGAGACCCAGCAGCAGGTCGACATGGTCCACCAGCGATTGGCGGCCTTGGTGGGTGAGTTGCAGGAGCCGGTCCAGGATTCGTTGGGCGGATTGGTTGCCGAAATCAAAGCGGAGCTGTCACCGGAAACGCTGCCCCGGTTGAGTGACTTCATTCGGATGGGGGGCAACGCGACGATGGATCCCGAAACACGCGTGTCGCTCGCGGTGGCCGGTTGGTTGCTTGGCAATGGTTCCGGGGAAACCAACTTGAAAATCGTCTTGTCGCTGATCGATGTGCGATCGCTGGTTCGCGAATTTTTGGTGGAAGAGGATCCCGGCAAACGGCAAGAGATTCTCACGCGACTGTCTTCGTTGGAAGGCGCGCGAGCGGACTACATTGCGAAGATGTTGCCGTTGATGAAGCCGCCCATGATCGATGCGATTCAGTCGGACTCGTCCATCGTCGCGGATCCGTCCGTGGCAGGGATGTTCCATGTCGGGTTGGATCAAAATGGATTTCATGTGGCGCAAGCCGAGGATCCATCCGCGATTCCGCCTGTTTCTTACGTGGTGCAGTTGCCGCCGGAGTACGACCCCAATCGCACTTATCCCTGTGTGGTCGCAATGCATGCCGCCGGTGCGATCGCGGAGACGCAGTTGAATTGGTGGTCAGGAGTCCCGCAGCAAGCGTTTTTGCAGCAGAGTTCCGATCCAGATCGAGTGGTGGATGAATCGTCGGTCGAGGAACCCGAACCGCCCGCAACGATGAGGTTGGGCCATTCGATCCGGCATGGTTTCATTGTGGTCGCCCCGCGATGGACGCGAGGCGGACAAGGCGACTACGAGTACACGATGCGAGAGCACGACGCGGTGTTGAGTTCGCTGCGTCACGCCCTGCGTCACTTCGCGATTGATTCTGACCGAGTGTTCATTGGCGGGCATGGGCCAGGTGGCACCGCGGCTTGGGACATTGCGATCTCCCATCCTGATTTGTGGGCGGGCATGATCAGTATCAGCAGTCGGCCTGGCAAGACGCTGTTGCACTACAACGAGAATTCCAAGTACGTGCCCGTTTACATCGTCAAGGGCGACAAAGACGGTGTGCCGTTGCGAGATTTTGGTGCCATTTACGATCGTTACATGACTTACGATCACGATGCGATGATCGTTTTGTATCGCGGTCGCGGTTTGGATTTCTTTTACGAGGAAGCCGACCGGATCTTTGAGTGGATGAAGACGCCTGGGCATCGCCGTCCCGCGCCCCCGGATGAATTGGAAGTCGTTTCAATGCGAGAGGGCGATCGGTATTTTTGGTGGCTGGAATGGGACGAAATGTTGCCTGGGTTGTCCATCAATCCCGTTCTTTGGGCGGATGCGGAACGACTGAAAGCCGCCCCGGTGAAGGCTCGCGTGATGGCCAACAACGAGGTCATCATCACGCAGGCTCCGTCGGATTCCTACTCCGTTTGGCTGTACCCTCAGATGCCGCTGGATTTCAAGCAGACGATCACGGTTCGCTACCGCTCTCGACGGAAGGACTTCACGTTTGATCAATCCGTGGGGGTGATGCTGGAGGATGTGCGTGTGCGGGCCGATCGGGAGCGTCCGTTTTGGGGGAAGGTGCAAATCCCCTGA
- a CDS encoding BatA domain-containing protein, with product MFLYPALSIGFAFVAVPLLVHLINLLRHRRTKWAAMDFLLASYRKQRRWIVLRQLLLLLSRLAVAALLIALLAGLVGGRQWIGALGGQTTHHVIVLDDSYSMQQIVSRRGTADEVADAEANGLVGNTAYDRALASVAGLVKRLAADGDSHTLTVMRASRAAMVAAGENASADVAADLSAQTISPDGRQVERLMATRASSLRTDLVSAIDLASDLIAATTADSQTLYVVSDFTQRDWAAPRRMAEALESVDQAGAKIQMIDCVPNQASNTTRNLAITDLTPTPDVWVAGVPVVVNVTVKNYSPREATNVALSASVITYGDQVKTADPTLTVSGEVQNLPVILIDSIPGGQQLTKSFQIFVNKVGTHVVQVDLPADALEIDNSRVCTIPLADAQRVLVIDGGDSDAIGAYHVSSVLDPGSQVRIGAIPEVQPVTMLRDVTVEQLSRYRAVYLIDVPELSKRAVDSLKQYVQNGGGLAWFLGDDVNADNYNTLVGGKAGGLLPFDIAPTVSLGDLADESTKLVLGKNAELLGPIASAGNGIFGLVSIRRQWVPARSAAEELREELSGDESDTGPIDGSEEIQSNVQTLLARADETPVATLHGFGRGRVVTVTTGLDGNWNNWPGDPTFVVFLLQSNAMLFSGAAPPTSRMVDSVAEVAVPSESYLPTVVLLPPADEPPRLEIELEAAANESSITVSPRELIVADQAGLDELLVPGTIEWQRTGTDGQTSVLPVASVLNVGESDLTRVTSAEVIRDLLPLEVEFLSPGDWGDTGVGGGMSTFLLVLLALLMLMLAIEQALAAWASYHVRPTGDGGSGSRQRRGVRTSPASEMPRPAPRGRSRKRTVGASSHGDDDSGGTASSANSSTAGASR from the coding sequence TTGTTCCTTTATCCCGCCCTGTCGATTGGTTTCGCGTTTGTCGCGGTGCCGCTCTTGGTTCACCTGATCAACTTGCTTCGGCATCGCCGAACCAAGTGGGCGGCGATGGATTTCTTGCTGGCCAGTTACCGCAAGCAGCGCCGTTGGATTGTCTTGCGTCAGTTGTTGCTGTTGCTTTCGCGGTTGGCGGTGGCGGCATTGTTGATTGCGTTGCTGGCCGGGTTGGTGGGCGGACGTCAATGGATTGGTGCGCTCGGTGGTCAGACGACGCACCATGTGATCGTGTTGGATGACAGCTATTCGATGCAGCAAATCGTTTCTCGCCGGGGGACAGCGGATGAAGTCGCGGACGCGGAGGCAAACGGGTTGGTGGGCAACACCGCCTATGACCGGGCGCTGGCGTCGGTGGCCGGGTTGGTGAAGCGATTGGCAGCGGACGGCGACAGCCACACGCTCACGGTGATGCGAGCCAGTCGAGCCGCGATGGTTGCGGCCGGTGAAAACGCCTCGGCGGACGTCGCCGCGGATTTGTCCGCTCAAACGATTTCCCCCGATGGGCGGCAAGTCGAACGTTTGATGGCGACTCGGGCCTCGTCGCTGCGGACGGATTTGGTGTCGGCGATCGATTTGGCATCGGACCTGATTGCTGCTACCACCGCGGACTCTCAAACCTTGTATGTCGTCAGCGATTTCACTCAGCGTGATTGGGCGGCACCACGGCGGATGGCAGAGGCATTGGAGTCGGTCGACCAAGCCGGCGCAAAGATTCAGATGATCGATTGCGTGCCCAATCAAGCCAGCAACACCACTCGCAATCTCGCCATCACCGATCTGACTCCCACGCCCGATGTTTGGGTCGCAGGCGTTCCGGTTGTCGTCAATGTCACGGTCAAAAACTACTCGCCGCGAGAGGCAACCAACGTGGCTCTGTCCGCCAGCGTGATCACGTACGGTGACCAGGTCAAAACCGCGGACCCGACGCTCACGGTCAGTGGCGAAGTTCAGAACCTGCCAGTGATTTTGATTGACTCGATTCCCGGCGGGCAGCAACTGACGAAGTCGTTTCAGATCTTTGTCAACAAGGTCGGCACACACGTCGTTCAGGTCGATTTGCCAGCGGATGCGTTGGAGATTGACAACTCACGAGTTTGCACAATCCCGCTGGCCGATGCCCAGCGTGTGTTGGTGATCGATGGCGGCGATTCGGATGCCATTGGGGCCTATCATGTGTCCTCGGTTTTGGATCCAGGCAGTCAAGTTCGGATCGGTGCGATCCCCGAAGTGCAACCGGTCACCATGCTGAGAGATGTGACGGTCGAACAACTCTCACGCTATCGGGCGGTCTACTTGATTGATGTGCCCGAGCTTTCCAAGCGCGCGGTTGATTCGTTGAAGCAATACGTTCAAAACGGAGGCGGCTTGGCTTGGTTTTTGGGCGACGATGTCAACGCGGACAATTACAACACCTTGGTGGGTGGCAAAGCCGGTGGGTTGCTGCCGTTTGACATCGCCCCGACGGTTTCACTTGGCGATTTAGCGGATGAGTCGACCAAGTTGGTGCTCGGTAAGAACGCCGAGTTGCTGGGCCCAATCGCTTCGGCTGGGAACGGAATCTTTGGGTTGGTCAGCATTCGCCGGCAATGGGTTCCCGCTCGATCGGCCGCCGAGGAATTGAGGGAAGAGTTGTCGGGTGACGAGTCGGACACCGGTCCCATCGATGGCAGCGAAGAAATCCAATCGAATGTTCAAACATTGCTGGCTCGTGCTGATGAGACTCCGGTGGCAACGCTGCATGGGTTCGGGCGAGGCCGTGTGGTGACCGTGACGACGGGACTGGATGGCAATTGGAACAACTGGCCAGGTGACCCGACGTTTGTGGTCTTCTTGCTGCAAAGCAACGCGATGTTGTTCAGCGGGGCCGCTCCGCCCACCAGTCGCATGGTGGATTCGGTGGCTGAGGTTGCTGTGCCCAGCGAAAGCTATCTGCCGACGGTCGTGTTGCTTCCACCGGCGGACGAACCTCCGCGATTGGAAATTGAATTGGAGGCGGCTGCAAACGAATCGTCGATCACTGTCTCGCCACGTGAATTGATCGTGGCGGACCAAGCGGGCTTGGACGAATTGTTGGTTCCCGGAACGATTGAATGGCAGCGCACGGGAACGGATGGTCAAACCAGCGTCTTGCCCGTTGCTTCGGTGCTGAATGTCGGTGAATCGGATTTGACTCGCGTGACCAGTGCCGAAGTGATCCGAGACTTGCTGCCATTGGAGGTCGAGTTTCTTTCTCCGGGGGATTGGGGCGACACAGGAGTTGGCGGCGGGATGTCGACGTTTTTGTTGGTGTTGTTGGCTCTGTTGATGTTGATGCTGGCGATCGAGCAAGCTCTGGCGGCGTGGGCGTCGTACCACGTTCGTCCGACCGGTGATGGAGGCAGCGGAAGCCGCCAACGTCGTGGCGTGAGAACCAGTCCCGCGTCGGAGATGCCGCGTCCGGCACCACGCGGTCGATCTCGGAAAC